The Brassica oleracea var. oleracea cultivar TO1000 chromosome C6, BOL, whole genome shotgun sequence genome includes a region encoding these proteins:
- the LOC106297640 gene encoding profilin-1-like has product MKLDKALDWSYEGQEVRYEDGYMRGSDARIEWERREDFCFCLFEGIQGVNINFAVQGVNNGFDVQGLKPKEISGINSYFSEPGTLSQMGCSSVAQKYMVIEGEPNAFIRMKKGAGGVTIKKTTQALVFFMTTNDLDQCNIVVERFGDYLIDTWL; this is encoded by the exons ATGAAACTCGACAAAGCTCTTGACTGGAGTT ATGAGGGGCAGGAAGTGAGGTATGAAGATGGCTACATGAGAGGATCAGATGCAAGGATCGAGTGGGAGAGAAGGGAAGATTTTTGTTTCTGTTTGTTTGAAGGAA TTCAAGGCGTGAACATCAATTTTGCTGTTCAAGGCGTGAACAACGGTTTTGATGTTCAAGGCTTGAAGCCTAAGGAAATCAGTGGCATCAACAGCTATTTTTCTGAGCCTGGAACGCTTTCTCAAATGGGATGTTCATCGGTGGCACAAAAGTACATGGTTATCGAAGGAGAGCCAAATGCCTTCATTCGAATGAAGAAG GGAGCTGGTGGTGTTACAATCAAGAAAACCACCCAAGCCTTGGTCTTTTTTATGACAACCAATGACCTTGACCAATGCAATATAGTTGTAGAGAGGTTTGGTGACTACCTGATTGATACATGGCTCTGA